A genomic window from Candidatus Latescibacterota bacterium includes:
- a CDS encoding aspartate/glutamate racemase family protein, translating to MKTIGLLGGMSWESTVGYYRAINEGIKKALGGLHSAKIILNSVDFDPIEKLQHKGDWSGTAKILSEAALGIQAAGADFLLICTNTMHKVAPEIEKVVKIPLLHIADATAELLAEKGITTVGLLGTSFTMEQDFYKGRLTDKHGLKVLVPDDADRNIVHNVIYGELCLGQKVESSRAEYLRIIERLAEQGAEAVILGCTEIGMLVDQADTGVELCDTTAIHAAKAVEYAMKS from the coding sequence ATGAAAACTATAGGCCTTCTGGGGGGAATGAGCTGGGAAAGTACGGTCGGGTATTATCGTGCTATTAATGAGGGGATAAAGAAAGCTCTTGGGGGGCTTCACTCAGCAAAGATCATTCTAAACAGTGTGGATTTTGACCCTATCGAAAAATTACAGCACAAGGGTGACTGGAGTGGAACCGCGAAAATCCTTTCAGAGGCGGCCCTTGGTATCCAGGCTGCCGGCGCTGATTTTCTGCTTATCTGCACAAACACCATGCATAAAGTAGCGCCTGAGATAGAAAAAGTTGTAAAAATACCCTTGCTGCATATTGCCGATGCGACTGCAGAGCTTCTTGCTGAAAAGGGTATTACAACGGTCGGCCTGCTGGGCACGTCATTCACCATGGAGCAGGACTTTTACAAGGGACGATTGACGGATAAGCATGGGTTAAAAGTCCTTGTCCCTGACGATGCGGACCGGAATATTGTCCATAATGTGATCTATGGAGAACTTTGTCTGGGGCAGAAGGTCGAAAGCTCAAGGGCGGAGTATCTTCGGATCATTGAGCGCCTGGCCGAACAGGGAGCAGAGGCAGTGATCCTGGGTTGTACGGAGATCGGAATGCTGGTCGACCAGGCCGATACTGGAGTAGAACTGTGTGACACGACAGCCATACATGCCGCAAAGGCAGTTGAATACGCGATGAAGTCCTGA
- a CDS encoding ATP-binding cassette domain-containing protein, with amino-acid sequence MIEDISFEINPGEKVVLSGKSGSGKSSLFGLALGFVESSEGEVFFEGVRVDENSAWDIRKKIAYIDQDISIGDGKVEDLLDFISRLKANAHLDRTKGKARELLKYFEFNEDIIDKNIEDLSGGERQRLAIVISILLERKVFFLDEITSALDKHLKKKVVDYFMKREDWTFLVVSHEPLWLENPSVRVFNLEEGKWEQ; translated from the coding sequence GTGATCGAAGATATCTCTTTTGAGATAAATCCGGGAGAGAAGGTCGTCCTTTCAGGAAAATCAGGTTCCGGAAAGAGTTCTCTTTTCGGCCTGGCGTTAGGGTTTGTAGAATCCAGCGAAGGCGAGGTTTTTTTCGAAGGGGTCCGCGTTGATGAAAACAGTGCATGGGATATTCGAAAAAAAATTGCGTATATCGATCAGGACATAAGTATCGGAGATGGAAAAGTCGAGGATTTGCTGGATTTTATTTCAAGATTAAAAGCGAATGCCCACCTGGATCGCACCAAAGGAAAAGCAAGGGAGCTATTAAAATATTTTGAGTTTAACGAGGATATCATCGACAAGAATATTGAAGATTTGTCTGGTGGCGAAAGACAGCGCCTGGCAATAGTGATTTCGATTTTACTTGAAAGAAAAGTTTTCTTTCTGGATGAGATCACCTCAGCCCTCGATAAACATCTGAAGAAAAAAGTCGTAGATTATTTCATGAAAAGAGAGGATTGGACTTTTTTAGTGGTATCACATGAGCCGTTGTGGCTTGAGAATCCTTCTGTAAGGGTTTTCAACCTGGAAGAGGGGAAATGGGAACAATAG
- a CDS encoding ABC transporter permease, with protein MGTIDITILSLGLTFLLLAVPVTISLIYGLKLIRPLLYSVARMSIQLILIGVFLKYLFLWNNVIVNLVWLAIMIVVAVFSAIRSSSVKIRKILLPGMISFSIATFAVVIYLNLVVVPHKDIFDARYTIVLGGMLLGNSLRGNIVGISTFYKNLKKDTKPYLYVLSLGASRFEAILPYFRESIQLALRPTLASMATMGIVALPGMMTGVILGGASPEVAIKYQIMIMIAIVVSTIISVVLTILMTLRVCFNRHGVLRQDVFNN; from the coding sequence ATGGGAACAATAGATATTACTATACTTTCACTTGGGCTTACTTTTCTGCTGCTGGCAGTGCCGGTGACCATAAGTCTGATCTATGGGCTGAAGTTGATCAGGCCTCTTCTCTATTCTGTCGCAAGAATGTCCATCCAGTTGATTCTGATCGGAGTCTTCCTGAAATACCTGTTTTTATGGAATAACGTGATTGTGAATCTTGTATGGTTGGCGATTATGATCGTAGTTGCTGTGTTTTCAGCTATCAGAAGTTCTTCAGTGAAAATCAGGAAGATACTTTTGCCGGGGATGATCTCATTTTCAATTGCTACTTTTGCGGTCGTGATTTATTTGAATCTTGTTGTTGTCCCTCATAAAGATATTTTTGACGCAAGGTATACGATTGTTCTCGGGGGAATGCTTCTTGGGAATTCTCTCAGGGGTAACATTGTCGGGATCAGCACATTTTATAAGAATTTAAAAAAGGACACAAAACCGTATTTATATGTTCTGTCGCTTGGAGCTTCCCGTTTTGAGGCAATACTTCCGTATTTCAGGGAAAGTATTCAGCTTGCGTTACGGCCAACACTCGCTTCGATGGCAACGATGGGTATAGTTGCTCTACCAGGTATGATGACTGGAGTCATTCTCGGAGGGGCGAGCCCGGAAGTTGCGATCAAATATCAGATCATGATCATGATCGCGATTGTCGTCAGTACAATAATAAGCGTTGTGCTTACTATCCTGATGACTCTGCGTGTATGTTTCAACAGGCATGGCGTATTACGGCAGGATGTATTTAATAATTAA
- a CDS encoding DUF1287 domain-containing protein, giving the protein MPGFFQFVLVFIILADPLCAQEAVPVSIPEAQRSPSSAGESANDSVIVVLVKAAKERTLHEVTYNGSYFPISYPNGDIPSNFGVCTDLVIRAFRVAGVDLQKKVHEDMAENFDLYPSRRIWGLTAPDKNIDHRRVPNLQAFFERSGASLEITGDEKDYLPGDLVTWMLPGNLPHIGIVIDEWARDGDRPLIVHNIGEGPKTNDILFKHPITGHYRYTGE; this is encoded by the coding sequence GTGCCGGGATTTTTTCAGTTCGTGTTAGTGTTTATCATTCTGGCCGATCCGCTTTGTGCACAGGAGGCGGTTCCGGTGTCTATCCCGGAGGCGCAACGCTCCCCTTCGTCTGCCGGCGAGTCCGCAAACGACAGCGTTATCGTCGTTCTTGTTAAAGCAGCAAAAGAACGCACTCTGCATGAAGTCACATATAATGGTTCGTATTTTCCCATTTCATATCCAAATGGGGATATTCCATCGAACTTCGGGGTCTGCACCGATCTTGTGATCAGGGCGTTCCGAGTTGCAGGAGTGGATCTGCAAAAGAAAGTCCATGAGGATATGGCAGAGAATTTTGATTTGTATCCTTCAAGAAGAATCTGGGGATTGACTGCGCCAGACAAGAATATTGACCACAGGCGAGTGCCGAATCTGCAGGCATTTTTTGAAAGATCCGGCGCTTCTCTGGAAATAACAGGAGACGAAAAAGATTATTTGCCCGGTGATCTGGTCACCTGGATGCTTCCAGGCAACCTGCCCCATATAGGAATAGTCATCGATGAGTGGGCCAGAGATGGAGACAGGCCGCTGATCGTGCATAATATCGGGGAGGGCCCAAAAACAAATGATATATTATTTAAGCACCCGATTACGGGGCATTACAGGTACACAGGTGAATAG
- a CDS encoding methyltransferase domain-containing protein, with protein MKNNMTDQCPLCQSSTAVFYRNAKQLYHHCDNCSGIFLDKTLIPDREAEKSRYREHNNDIDDEMYQKFVSPISSAIMRDFSRADKGLDFGAGTGPVISKILLDNQFHIEQYDPFFHDHPELLNGKYDYIACCEVAEHFHDPYREFKLLKKLLLPDARLYCMTELYSESIDFSAWYYKNDPTHVFFYQKKTIHWIKEEFGFRDVTIKGRLITWVN; from the coding sequence ATGAAAAATAACATGACAGATCAGTGTCCCCTCTGCCAGAGCTCGACGGCTGTTTTTTATCGAAACGCTAAACAGCTTTATCATCATTGTGATAATTGTTCGGGCATCTTTCTTGACAAAACACTGATACCTGACAGGGAAGCCGAGAAGTCTCGCTACAGAGAGCATAACAATGACATCGATGACGAGATGTATCAGAAGTTTGTTTCCCCGATTTCTTCAGCGATCATGAGAGACTTTTCCAGGGCCGACAAAGGGCTGGATTTTGGCGCAGGAACAGGCCCGGTTATCTCCAAGATATTATTAGACAACCAATTCCACATTGAACAATATGATCCGTTTTTTCATGATCACCCTGAGCTGCTGAACGGAAAATATGATTATATTGCCTGTTGTGAAGTGGCAGAACATTTTCATGACCCATACAGGGAATTCAAGCTGCTGAAAAAATTATTACTGCCTGACGCCAGACTCTATTGTATGACAGAGCTATATAGTGAAAGTATTGATTTCAGTGCCTGGTACTATAAGAACGATCCGACTCATGTGTTCTTTTATCAGAAGAAAACAATACATTGGATAAAAGAGGAGTTCGGATTTCGCGATGTGACAATCAAAGGCAGGCTAATAACCTGGGTAAATTAA
- a CDS encoding YbaN family protein: MSAGVLSVVLAIVGIIVPLLPTTPFLLLAAACFIRSSDRLYRWLISHKWLGPYIKNYREYRAVSRRTKIMTLLLLWGTLGYAAIEVTNVLAIRVLLLLVGGGVTGHVLRLKTLTPEMLSGKGKTKENQR; this comes from the coding sequence ATATCTGCCGGCGTCCTGTCCGTAGTGCTGGCGATCGTAGGGATCATTGTCCCTCTGTTGCCGACCACTCCCTTTCTGCTGCTGGCAGCAGCATGTTTCATCCGAAGTTCGGATAGACTCTACCGATGGCTTATCTCACACAAATGGCTCGGCCCCTACATCAAAAACTACAGGGAGTACAGGGCCGTCAGCAGGCGCACTAAAATCATGACCCTGCTGCTGCTTTGGGGCACTCTCGGGTATGCGGCAATAGAAGTAACGAATGTCCTTGCGATACGTGTTCTGTTATTGCTGGTCGGAGGGGGAGTCACCGGACATGTGCTTAGATTGAAGACGCTGACCCCGGAAATGCTGTCAGGGAAAGGAAAAACGAAGGAAAATCAGAGATAA
- a CDS encoding ADP-ribosylglycohydrolase family protein, giving the protein MGAMNVEDRIRGTVFGQAIGDALGLGTEFLTRDGVREYYPRGLNDYDQIIQDRHRRRWKEGSWTDDTDQMLCILDSLIEKNDVDVQDIAHRIYRWASGGGMGIGRTVRAVLSSPGFLEDPHAAANGVWEQSGRKAAANGGVMRTSILGVWNYNDPIKVRENAAAVCRITHFDPRCVGSCVLVCLVISSLLAGVRDVNELVRQAYAESDYHDERIRGYLERAQESLEALELDEGLDPETGENGKIGYTLKAMGSAFWALNNAISFEEGLSRVILEGGDADSNGAVTGAILGAYFGYSEIPRRLVSRLRNKNKLENRIEKLIQLL; this is encoded by the coding sequence ATGGGCGCTATGAATGTTGAGGACAGGATACGAGGGACAGTCTTCGGACAGGCTATAGGAGACGCGCTGGGGCTCGGCACCGAATTTCTCACGAGAGACGGGGTAAGGGAATACTATCCACGGGGCCTCAATGACTACGATCAGATCATACAGGACCGGCACAGGCGGAGATGGAAAGAAGGCTCCTGGACGGATGACACCGACCAGATGCTCTGCATTCTGGACAGCCTTATAGAAAAGAACGACGTCGATGTCCAGGATATCGCTCACAGGATCTATAGATGGGCTTCCGGCGGAGGTATGGGGATCGGACGAACGGTCAGGGCTGTGCTTTCTTCCCCCGGATTCCTGGAAGATCCTCACGCTGCCGCCAATGGAGTATGGGAGCAGTCGGGACGAAAGGCGGCGGCGAACGGCGGTGTAATGCGGACTTCTATTCTGGGTGTGTGGAATTACAATGATCCGATAAAGGTCCGGGAGAATGCGGCCGCTGTCTGCAGGATCACTCACTTCGATCCAAGATGCGTCGGCTCCTGTGTCCTCGTCTGTCTCGTGATCAGCTCTCTGCTGGCAGGGGTGAGAGATGTAAACGAACTTGTCCGGCAGGCGTACGCAGAGTCCGATTATCATGACGAGCGGATACGGGGGTACCTCGAAAGAGCACAGGAATCTCTTGAAGCACTCGAACTCGATGAGGGGCTCGATCCGGAAACGGGCGAAAACGGAAAGATCGGATATACATTAAAAGCAATGGGCTCTGCCTTCTGGGCACTCAATAACGCGATATCTTTCGAAGAGGGGCTATCGAGGGTGATTCTTGAAGGTGGGGACGCCGACTCCAATGGGGCTGTCACCGGGGCCATCCTGGGTGCGTACTTTGGATATTCTGAGATACCACGAAGACTTGTTTCTCGCCTCAGAAACAAAAACAAGCTTGAAAACAGGATCGAAAAACTGATCCAGCTCTTATAG
- a CDS encoding corrinoid protein has protein sequence MQEHLKACAQAVLDGESEIAEKLAKLTLEKQMNLLEVIEGGFVAGIRKVGKLWEEGTLFLPELVMGAEAMKAAMDLLQPALETAGSDRERAGHVVIGTIEGDIHDIGKTLVATMLSANGFKITDLGADVPAVRFVEEAEKNNADCIAISALLTTTMPGQKKVIEELDKRSMRNRVKVMVGGAPCDEKWASEIGADGYAGDAVAAVALARSFAGQG, from the coding sequence ATGCAGGAACATTTAAAAGCATGCGCGCAGGCAGTGCTCGATGGTGAGAGCGAGATAGCGGAAAAACTGGCAAAGCTTACACTCGAGAAACAAATGAATCTGCTGGAAGTGATAGAGGGTGGATTTGTAGCCGGTATCAGGAAGGTAGGGAAGCTGTGGGAAGAGGGCACGCTTTTCCTTCCCGAGCTGGTGATGGGCGCTGAAGCTATGAAGGCCGCGATGGATCTCCTTCAGCCCGCGCTTGAGACAGCAGGAAGCGACAGGGAAAGGGCGGGCCATGTCGTTATCGGTACGATAGAGGGAGACATCCACGACATAGGTAAGACTCTGGTCGCAACGATGCTTTCGGCTAACGGATTCAAGATCACCGATCTCGGAGCCGATGTTCCCGCTGTCAGATTCGTCGAGGAAGCAGAAAAAAACAATGCGGATTGTATAGCGATCTCGGCTCTTCTTACGACGACTATGCCGGGGCAGAAAAAAGTGATCGAAGAACTTGATAAGCGTTCGATGAGAAACCGGGTAAAGGTGATGGTCGGCGGCGCCCCATGTGATGAAAAATGGGCTTCGGAAATAGGAGCGGACGGATATGCGGGCGACGCGGTGGCCGCCGTTGCTCTCGCCAGGAGTTTTGCTGGACAGGGGTAA
- a CDS encoding homocysteine S-methyltransferase family protein — MSIDFREYIQGRKVLFDGGMGSMLIAAGMGEKEIPEQWNILHPDKLIEIHSAWFEAGAEVVQTNTFGGSGLKLSASEPGRAMDPAEVNEKAAFLVREALSRFSPGDDGGEGTPGASLDGMLQRFVAGDIGPTGEFFPPMGTLSAEKAKETFLTQAAALDRGGVDLFLIETMYDIREAVEALRAVREISGKPVIVELTFDRKPRGFFTLMGDTPEKAAGILSSEGADVIGANCTIQSDVAAELTGEFKKVTDLPVLIQPNAGKPELSGGRAIYRQTPEEFARDMERVLEAGADAVGGCCGTTPEFIRALRMKIDSKK, encoded by the coding sequence ATGAGTATTGATTTCAGGGAGTATATACAAGGAAGAAAGGTCCTGTTCGACGGGGGAATGGGAAGTATGCTCATTGCTGCTGGCATGGGCGAGAAAGAGATTCCCGAGCAGTGGAACATCCTTCATCCCGACAAATTGATAGAGATTCACTCGGCCTGGTTCGAAGCGGGGGCGGAAGTGGTACAGACGAACACTTTTGGCGGCTCAGGCCTGAAGTTGTCCGCATCGGAACCAGGCAGGGCCATGGATCCGGCCGAAGTTAACGAAAAAGCGGCTTTTCTTGTACGTGAGGCCCTGTCCAGATTTTCTCCGGGTGACGATGGAGGAGAGGGAACCCCGGGGGCTTCGCTCGATGGTATGCTCCAGCGTTTCGTCGCGGGAGACATCGGCCCCACGGGAGAATTTTTTCCGCCGATGGGGACACTCTCCGCCGAAAAAGCGAAAGAGACTTTTCTGACGCAGGCAGCAGCACTCGATAGAGGAGGAGTCGACCTTTTTCTCATCGAGACCATGTATGATATCAGGGAAGCTGTCGAAGCGCTAAGAGCCGTCAGGGAAATATCCGGCAAGCCGGTGATCGTCGAGTTGACATTTGACAGAAAACCCAGGGGCTTTTTTACATTGATGGGAGACACTCCGGAGAAAGCAGCCGGAATACTATCGAGCGAGGGAGCCGATGTCATCGGGGCGAATTGTACCATTCAGAGCGATGTAGCGGCGGAACTGACCGGCGAATTCAAGAAAGTAACGGATCTGCCAGTTCTGATACAGCCAAACGCGGGAAAGCCGGAGCTGTCCGGTGGCAGGGCGATATACCGGCAGACGCCGGAGGAGTTCGCCAGGGATATGGAGCGGGTTCTCGAGGCGGGCGCCGACGCGGTCGGCGGTTGCTGCGGGACGACCCCCGAGTTCATTCGGGCACTCAGGATGAAGATCGATTCGAAAAAGTGA
- a CDS encoding trimethylamine methyltransferase family protein, with amino-acid sequence MSMIPRVTWFSDDDRNKIIEEAKQILEEIGVFVENEEARGLLDGAGAKIDGNRAYIPATIVEKALESAPDRVLLYDRYGEIAMDLGGDRIHFNPGSAALRIFDRDMGDARTPVTADVIKYARLTDALPGYAAQSTGVVPGDVPEDIADSYRVFLGLQNSTKPIVTGTFKVEAFAVMHSMLSAVAGGDEALREKPNAIFDCCPSPPLSWSDLTCQALIDCAKAGLPAELVSMPLTGATSPVTLAGAVTQHCAENLSGITIHQLAHAGAPIIYGGSPACFDMKKGTTPMGAIETMMIDGAYAEVGKALGVPTHAYMALSDSKPVDYQAGMETAMGAIVAAMSGVNNISGPGMLDFESCQSLEKLVLDNEICGMAHRLTAGIELRDDPVALPLIAAGIEKKEFLSLPHTKKWFKKEVYMPGDVIERGSLEQWRADGKKTAFDRASDQVDKLLKTHEVEQLDPEITKYITGLMVEEGKKVGMDKLPTG; translated from the coding sequence GTGAGCATGATTCCTCGTGTGACATGGTTCAGTGACGATGACAGAAACAAGATCATCGAAGAAGCGAAACAGATACTCGAAGAGATCGGAGTATTCGTAGAGAACGAGGAGGCCAGGGGGCTGCTCGATGGAGCGGGAGCAAAGATCGATGGCAACAGAGCATATATCCCGGCCACAATCGTGGAGAAGGCCCTTGAATCGGCGCCTGACAGAGTCCTGCTATACGACCGTTATGGAGAGATCGCCATGGATCTTGGAGGAGACAGGATCCATTTCAACCCCGGCTCGGCGGCCCTGAGGATATTCGACCGTGATATGGGCGATGCCAGGACGCCGGTAACAGCTGATGTTATCAAATACGCAAGGCTGACGGACGCACTGCCTGGCTACGCGGCACAAAGTACGGGCGTGGTCCCGGGTGATGTGCCGGAAGATATCGCGGACAGCTACAGAGTGTTTCTGGGACTTCAGAACAGCACGAAACCGATAGTGACAGGCACATTCAAGGTGGAAGCTTTTGCGGTGATGCATTCGATGCTCTCTGCAGTAGCCGGCGGTGACGAAGCGCTGAGAGAAAAGCCAAACGCCATTTTCGACTGCTGCCCCTCTCCTCCGCTCAGCTGGAGCGACCTGACATGCCAGGCGCTGATAGACTGCGCCAAGGCGGGCCTCCCCGCGGAGCTCGTCTCGATGCCTCTGACCGGCGCGACTTCCCCGGTGACCCTGGCTGGAGCCGTCACACAGCACTGCGCGGAGAATCTCAGCGGAATAACCATTCATCAGCTGGCGCATGCCGGAGCCCCGATAATCTACGGAGGTTCTCCAGCCTGTTTCGATATGAAGAAGGGTACGACGCCGATGGGCGCGATCGAGACGATGATGATAGACGGCGCGTACGCGGAGGTCGGAAAGGCGCTGGGAGTCCCGACACATGCATATATGGCCCTGAGCGATTCGAAACCGGTGGATTACCAGGCGGGGATGGAGACTGCTATGGGCGCGATCGTCGCGGCAATGTCGGGGGTGAACAATATTTCAGGCCCGGGAATGCTGGACTTCGAATCGTGCCAGAGTCTTGAAAAGCTGGTTCTGGACAATGAGATCTGCGGCATGGCTCATAGGCTGACCGCCGGCATCGAACTGAGGGATGATCCTGTGGCACTCCCATTGATTGCTGCGGGAATCGAGAAGAAAGAGTTCCTCTCCCTGCCACACACGAAAAAATGGTTCAAAAAAGAAGTGTATATGCCTGGCGATGTCATCGAGAGAGGCTCTCTGGAGCAGTGGCGGGCGGATGGGAAAAAAACAGCCTTCGACAGAGCCAGTGACCAGGTGGACAAGTTACTCAAAACGCACGAAGTCGAACAGCTCGACCCGGAGATCACGAAGTATATTACCGGGCTGATGGTAGAAGAGGGTAAAAAGGTGGGGATGGACAAGCTTCCGACAGGCTGA
- a CDS encoding cysteine hydrolase — MAILKEKIFVTESGDPAERIMTGLGPYLKTEPLLFSPERSALLVLDMQGYFVDPGSRALIPSAPDIVQAVSSLADAFESAGAPTIFTRHLDVKGEAGMMERWWGGLICREDPLSKIWHELELEGREVLDKSKYDAFWGTGLDERLRDVGVERLVIAGVMTHLCVETTVRSAFMRDYEVFVPVDATATYNRELFDGSLRAIAHGFAVPVSTGSILETFDVE, encoded by the coding sequence ATGGCGATCCTGAAAGAGAAGATATTTGTCACAGAGAGCGGTGATCCTGCGGAAAGAATCATGACAGGTCTTGGCCCCTATTTGAAAACGGAGCCTCTCCTGTTCTCACCGGAAAGATCGGCATTGCTCGTTCTGGACATGCAGGGCTATTTCGTCGATCCGGGATCGAGGGCACTGATACCCTCTGCCCCCGATATCGTTCAAGCGGTCTCCAGCCTTGCCGACGCCTTTGAATCTGCCGGCGCTCCCACGATCTTCACCAGGCATCTTGACGTGAAGGGCGAGGCCGGCATGATGGAAAGATGGTGGGGAGGGCTTATCTGCCGGGAAGACCCTTTATCGAAGATCTGGCATGAATTGGAGCTGGAAGGCCGCGAGGTTTTGGACAAATCAAAGTATGATGCTTTCTGGGGCACCGGCCTGGACGAGAGATTGCGGGACGTGGGAGTCGAAAGGCTTGTTATTGCCGGAGTGATGACTCATCTCTGTGTCGAGACGACCGTCCGTTCTGCCTTCATGAGAGATTACGAGGTCTTTGTGCCGGTCGACGCGACGGCGACATATAACAGGGAGCTTTTTGACGGGTCACTCAGGGCGATCGCTCACGGGTTCGCCGTGCCTGTCTCAACCGGGTCGATACTCGAAACCTTCGATGTGGAATGA
- a CDS encoding NAD(P)/FAD-dependent oxidoreductase, producing the protein MPETINTKLMIIGAGPAGIAAAIYLKRADIPFVLFESGEPGGLLRNAFLVENYPGFPGGIKGAELVDRMVHQMEELGIEITKERVEKFELEEEEFKAETIKGTYRSEIAVIASGTVPVEPDGIEISPEASARVFREVIDVAGIEGKRFAVIGGGDAAFDYALSLAENNDVAIFVRGSEPRCLELLIERCVDHERIAIYVDTEILEIDDGDDGIVMIGNGSGEDGSNQAKISISVEADYAVIATGRKPSVDFLEPSVTGKIDLLLASGFLYLVGDAGHGRYRQASIAIGEGVAAAMRIEGLFPGER; encoded by the coding sequence ATGCCTGAAACAATCAATACAAAGTTAATGATAATCGGAGCTGGTCCGGCAGGGATCGCTGCGGCGATATATCTTAAGCGGGCGGACATCCCTTTCGTCCTGTTTGAAAGCGGAGAACCGGGCGGGCTTCTGAGAAATGCTTTCCTCGTTGAGAATTATCCCGGCTTTCCAGGCGGGATAAAGGGCGCCGAGCTGGTGGACAGGATGGTCCACCAGATGGAGGAACTTGGAATCGAGATCACGAAAGAAAGAGTGGAAAAGTTCGAACTTGAGGAAGAAGAGTTTAAGGCGGAAACTATAAAAGGAACATATCGGTCGGAGATAGCCGTGATCGCCTCGGGGACAGTGCCGGTGGAGCCGGACGGGATAGAGATCTCCCCGGAAGCCTCGGCTCGGGTCTTTCGCGAAGTGATCGATGTGGCTGGTATAGAGGGAAAGAGGTTCGCCGTGATCGGTGGCGGGGATGCCGCATTCGATTACGCGCTGAGCCTCGCGGAGAATAACGATGTGGCGATCTTTGTCCGCGGAAGCGAGCCTCGCTGCCTGGAGCTTTTGATCGAGAGGTGTGTCGATCACGAACGGATAGCGATATATGTCGACACGGAAATACTCGAGATCGACGATGGCGATGATGGGATCGTGATGATAGGAAATGGATCCGGGGAAGATGGAAGCAATCAGGCGAAGATCTCTATATCTGTCGAGGCCGACTACGCAGTCATCGCGACAGGCAGAAAACCATCTGTCGATTTTCTTGAGCCCTCGGTCACGGGAAAGATCGATTTGCTTTTGGCCTCCGGGTTTTTGTATCTTGTCGGGGATGCAGGCCACGGCAGATATCGGCAGGCATCGATCGCGATCGGCGAAGGGGTAGCTGCGGCGATGAGAATAGAGGGTCTTTTCCCAGGCGAAAGATGA